Within the Candidatus Methylomirabilota bacterium genome, the region AGAACGGGCTCCTGGTCGTGACCGTGCTCCTGAACGTGCGCGGCCGGGATGTGGGCGGTTTCGTCGAGGAGGCCAGGCAGGCGATCGCGACGAAGGTAGCGCTGCCGGCGGGATCCTACATCGAGTGGAGCGGCCAGTACGAGAACGAGCGGCGGGCACGGCAGCGGCTGGCGATCGTCCTCCCCGTCGTGCTGGCCGTGATCTTCGTGCTCCTCTACCTCACCTACCGTTCGTTCGTCGACGCCCTCCAGGTGCTGCTGGCGGTGCCGTTCGGTCTGGCCGGCGGCATCTACCTGCTGTGGGCGCTCGGCTACAACTTCTCGGTCGCGGTCTGGGTGGGGTTCATCGCGTTGTTCGGCACGGCCGTGCAGACGGCCGTGGTGATGGTGATCTACCTGGAGGAAGCGGTCGCGCGGAAGCGAGAGTCGTTCGGCGGTCGGCTCACGCGGGAGATGTTGTTGGAGGCAGTCAGGGAAGGAGCGCTGCTTCGGCTCCGCCCCAAGGTCATGACGGTGTCCACGGTGGTGCTGAGCCTGCTGCCCATCATGTGGAGCACCTCGACCGGCGCCGAGGTGATGAAGCCGCTGGCCACGCCCGTGCTCGGCGGGATGTTGAGTTCGCTCGGACTCGTTCTGATCGTGACACCGGTGATCTTCTTCTGGATTCGCGAGCGGGAGCTGCGCCGGATAGAGGCGCAGGAGAGGCTCGGTCGGGCCGCGGATGCCCGCCCGGCGCTGGGCTCGACGGAGTAGACGGAAACCAAAGGAGGAAACGTATGCCGCGGCGATTTGGAGTTGTCGTGCTCGGACTGGCAGTGCTGGTGGCGGGGCTGGGGCTCGCGTGGGGGGCGGAGCTGAAGCCGATCCACACCCAGAAGACGAAGGACCTCGTGGTGCGGCTCCTGAGCGAGTCCGGTCAGTGGAAACCGGGCAAGAACGGCTTCGTGCTCGAGTTCGTATCGGCCAAGGACAACACGCTCCTCGACGCCGGCACGGTCACGCTGAACACGAGCATGCCGATGCCGGGGATGGCGCCGATGATCGCCGGCGCCAAGCTCACGCCCGACCAGGCGCCGGGGCGCTACGTCGGGACGATCGAGTTCCCCGACCGCGGCACGCGCGAGGTCAGGGTGAGCTGGGAGGGGCCCGCGGGCAGGGGCTCGACCAAGTTTTCGGTCCCGGTGCGCTGACGGCCATGGTCCCGCGCTCGTGGGTCCCCCTCGCCGTGTCCGGGCCCCTGCTCCTGGCGGTCGTCGCCGGCGCGCCGCCGCGCCTGTGCTCGGCGGAGCTGAGTGTCGATGAGCTGGTGGCGCGCGCCGTCGAGGGGAACCCCGACCTCAAGGTGGCGCGCGCGGAGGTCGACGCCGCAGTGGGACGGCTCCGCCAAGCGGGGCTCCGGCCGAACCCCATGCTCGACCTGGGCTTCCAGAAGGCGCTCGGTCCGGACAACACCCAGACGATCGGCCTCACCGTGCCACTCGACCTCGGCGGGCGCAGGCAGGGTCGGGTCGGCGTCGCCGAGCGCGAGCTTGCGATGAAGCGCACCCAGGCGCTGGACCGCGAGCGGCGGCTCCGCGCCGAGGTGCGAGCGAAGGCCGGGGAGTACTTCGCCGCGCGGCGCAGTCACGGGGTGACCGACGAGCTGCTGAGCGTGAACCGTGACGCGCTGGCGCTCGTCCAGCAGCGAGTCCGCCAGGGCGCCGCCCCCGCCCTCGACGAGAGCCTCATGCTCGTGGAGGTGAACCGCCTGGACGCCAGCCGACAGCTGCTGGCTAGCCGCCTTGAGATCGCGGTGCTCCAGCTCAAGGCCCTGGCCGGGATGGCGCCCGACGCACCGTTGACGCTCCGTGGGGACCTTGTCCCGGCCGCGCCGCGCCTGGAGCGCGACGATGCCGTCCGCCGCGCCCTCGCGGCCCGCCCGGACCTCGAGGCGGCCCGGGCAGACGTGGCGCTCACCCAGGCCCGGGTCCGGAAGGAGGAGGCCGACGGGCGCTGGGACGCGAGCATCAACGTCGGTTACCAGCGCCAGGAGATGGGGTTCGGGCTGATGGGTCTCACCGAGAGCGGCGCCACCCGGCCCATCCAGGACGTCTTTCACTTCTTCGGGGCAGGCGTGAGCATCACGCTGCCCGTTCGCAACCGCAACCAGGGCAACGTCGCCGCCGCCCGGGCCGAGACCGAGGCCGCGTCCCGCCGCGAGGAGTTCGCGACGCTCACCGTGCGACAGGAGGTGGAGGCGGCCTTCACCCAGTGGGAGGCGGCAGGTCGCTCGCTCTATATCTACGAGCGCGGGGTGCGGGAGGTGGCCCGGCGGAACCTCGACGTCGTCCGCAAGAGCCACGAACTCGGCCGCCTCGGATTCCTCGACGTGATCGCGGAGCAGCGGCGGTACATCGAGATCGAGCAAGGGTATACCGAGGCGCTGAGGCAGCTGTACGACGCCGCCGTGGAGATTCGGCGGGTCGTCAACGAACCGTGAGCGGCAGGGGGCGACGATGAGGCGACGGACGATCGCGCAGGCGGCCACCGTTCTCGTGGTCCTGGGTGTCGGGTTGGGCGTTGGAAAGCTCTGGGGCGAGCGCCGGGTGAGAGAAGCCCCGACGCGCGGGGCGGTAGAGTCCGCGGTGAAGGCAAACGCGCCGAGCTCGATGCACGGTCCGGGCGCGGCCACCGGCAAAGAATCACCGGCCCCGGAGGAGGCCATCGAGGTCACACTCTCGCGCGAAGCCATCGAGCGGGCAGGGATCAAGACCGCCGTCGTGCAGGCCGCCCAGGGGAGTCTATCGCTCACCGTGCCAGGCACCGTGGCGTCCAACGCCTACCGCGACACCAAGGTCAACGCGCTGGTGGGCGGGATCGTCCGACAGGTGTCGGCCGAGCTTGGCGCGCCGGTGATCCGGGATCAGTCGCTGGCGGTCATTTTCAGCGCCGAGCTGGCCGAGGCCCAGATGAAGTACCTTTCGATGCGGGCGATGCTGGAGGCCGATCACCAGAAGCGCGAGCGGACGCGCAAGCTCGTGGAGCTGGGCGCCGCCAGCCGTCAGGAGTTCGAGGAGATCCTCGCCGTCCACGCCGCCCACGAATCGGAGTTGGCGGCGGCGCGCCAGCGTTTGCTCCTGCTCGGGCTCGCTGACGATCATATCGCGCGCCTCACCGACGCCTCACAGGCCGTCGCGGAGGTGACCGTGAGGGCGCCGAGTGGCGGCGTGGTCATCACGCGGGGCGTGAACCCCGGCCAGATCGTCGGTGCCGGTCAGGAGCTGTTCACGGTTACGGACCTCAACACCGTCTGGGTGATCGGCGACCTCTACGAGAAGGACTTCGCGCAGGTCCGGGTCGGCTCCGCGGCGGCGGTCAGCATCCCGTCTCTGCCCGACCGTCCCCTCCGCGGCCGCGTTGCCTATATCGATCCCCGGGTGGACACGGCGACGCGGACGGCGAAGGTCCGGGTCGAGGTGCCGAATCACGACACCCGCCTCCGCCTCGGAATGTTCGTGACCGTCGGCTTTCAGACCGCCCCCTCGCGCCGCGTGACCGTCGTGCCGCGCTCCGCGATCCAGTCGATCGGGGAGCGCACGGTCGTCTACGTGCTGGTCGAGGGCGAGGAGGGGAAGTTCATCGAGCGGACGGTCGCGCTCGGACCGCCGCTCGGCGAGTCTGTGCAGGTCGTGGACGGCCTCAAGCCGGGGGACACGGTGGTCACCGAGGGGAGCTTCTTCCTCCGCGCCGAGGCCACCCGCAGCCGGCCAGGAGGTTGAGCCCTCAGAAGGGCGCTTCGTCCTCGAGGCGGGCCAGGAGCGCCTGCGCCTGCTGTTGGAACTCGGCGCGCTGCGCGACGGCGATGGGATCGCCGGGGATGAACTTTTCGTTGAGGGGGTTGACGCGGCGGCCGCCCTTGATGACCTCGTAGTGGAGGTGCGGGCCGGTGCTCAGCCCGGTCGAGCCCACGTAGCCGATCACCTGGCGCTGGTTCACGCGCGTCCCCCGGTTGGCGCTCGGGCCGAGCCGGGAGAGATGCGCGTAAATGCTCTCGTACCCCGAGCGGTGGCGGATCCGGACCGCGAGGCCGTAGCCCCCGTCCCATCCGGCCTGGGACACGACGCCGTCGGCAACCGCCCGGACCGGCGTGCCCATCGGCGCTGCGTAGTCCACGGCGAGGTGCGGCATCGCGCCCCCCAGGATCGGGTGCGGGCGCGCATAGGTGAAGCGGGAGGTGATGCGGGTGAACTCCAGCGGCGACTTGAGGAAGCTCTTGCGCAGCGAGCGGCCGTCCAGGTCGAAGTAGTCGAAGCGGTCCCGGCCCGGGGTGTAGCCGATGCCGGTGAGGACGCGCCGGTCGCTGATGTACTGGGCGGCCAGCACCCGGCCGTAGCTCACGAAGGTGTCCCCGGCGTAGCGCTTCTCTACCAGGAGGCGGAAGCGATCGCCGCTGCGGGTGTCGGCGGTGAAGTCGAAGTCCCACTCGAAGATGTTGACCAGGGCGATCACGAGCTGGGGCTGTTCCCCCACCTCGTCGATGGCCTGGAAGAGCGATCTCTCCACCTCGCCCTGCACGGTCTCCACGCGCACGTCGGGCGTCGTCTCCAGGCGCTTGACCGTCCAGCCGTCCTCGCCCGCCACCGCGGCGTAGCCAAGCCAGGGCGTCTGCTGCCACGTCACCGCCGTCGGCTCGCCGGTGGCGCTCCACGTGATCTCCAGGTCGTCACCGGGCCTGAGCCGGCGAAGGTCCGCGCCGCCCTTCGTGAGCGCCGCCGCGACCTCGTGGCCCCGACGCACCGGGAGCCCGGCGCGCGCCAGCGCGCCCACCAGGTTGTCGCCGCGCCTGAGCTCCACCGTCTGCAGGCGCTCTTGTGGCGGC harbors:
- a CDS encoding FixH family protein, producing MPRRFGVVVLGLAVLVAGLGLAWGAELKPIHTQKTKDLVVRLLSESGQWKPGKNGFVLEFVSAKDNTLLDAGTVTLNTSMPMPGMAPMIAGAKLTPDQAPGRYVGTIEFPDRGTREVRVSWEGPAGRGSTKFSVPVR
- a CDS encoding TolC family protein — encoded protein: MVPRSWVPLAVSGPLLLAVVAGAPPRLCSAELSVDELVARAVEGNPDLKVARAEVDAAVGRLRQAGLRPNPMLDLGFQKALGPDNTQTIGLTVPLDLGGRRQGRVGVAERELAMKRTQALDRERRLRAEVRAKAGEYFAARRSHGVTDELLSVNRDALALVQQRVRQGAAPALDESLMLVEVNRLDASRQLLASRLEIAVLQLKALAGMAPDAPLTLRGDLVPAAPRLERDDAVRRALAARPDLEAARADVALTQARVRKEEADGRWDASINVGYQRQEMGFGLMGLTESGATRPIQDVFHFFGAGVSITLPVRNRNQGNVAAARAETEAASRREEFATLTVRQEVEAAFTQWEAAGRSLYIYERGVREVARRNLDVVRKSHELGRLGFLDVIAEQRRYIEIEQGYTEALRQLYDAAVEIRRVVNEP
- a CDS encoding efflux RND transporter periplasmic adaptor subunit → MRRRTIAQAATVLVVLGVGLGVGKLWGERRVREAPTRGAVESAVKANAPSSMHGPGAATGKESPAPEEAIEVTLSREAIERAGIKTAVVQAAQGSLSLTVPGTVASNAYRDTKVNALVGGIVRQVSAELGAPVIRDQSLAVIFSAELAEAQMKYLSMRAMLEADHQKRERTRKLVELGAASRQEFEEILAVHAAHESELAAARQRLLLLGLADDHIARLTDASQAVAEVTVRAPSGGVVITRGVNPGQIVGAGQELFTVTDLNTVWVIGDLYEKDFAQVRVGSAAAVSIPSLPDRPLRGRVAYIDPRVDTATRTAKVRVEVPNHDTRLRLGMFVTVGFQTAPSRRVTVVPRSAIQSIGERTVVYVLVEGEEGKFIERTVALGPPLGESVQVVDGLKPGDTVVTEGSFFLRAEATRSRPGG
- a CDS encoding M23 family metallopeptidase, which encodes MPTRFRRILAAAVVLVALGTTLAIYRWRAVDPEPPTTASDATEPAAPPPPPQERLQTVELRRGDNLVGALARAGLPVRRGHEVAAALTKGGADLRRLRPGDDLEITWSATGEPTAVTWQQTPWLGYAAVAGEDGWTVKRLETTPDVRVETVQGEVERSLFQAIDEVGEQPQLVIALVNIFEWDFDFTADTRSGDRFRLLVEKRYAGDTFVSYGRVLAAQYISDRRVLTGIGYTPGRDRFDYFDLDGRSLRKSFLKSPLEFTRITSRFTYARPHPILGGAMPHLAVDYAAPMGTPVRAVADGVVSQAGWDGGYGLAVRIRHRSGYESIYAHLSRLGPSANRGTRVNQRQVIGYVGSTGLSTGPHLHYEVIKGGRRVNPLNEKFIPGDPIAVAQRAEFQQQAQALLARLEDEAPF